The following proteins come from a genomic window of Chionomys nivalis chromosome 9, mChiNiv1.1, whole genome shotgun sequence:
- the Uckl1 gene encoding uridine-cytidine kinase-like 1 isoform X2 has protein sequence MAAPPVSADAAPSPLQSAVAPDVPGRPAEQTETACEDRSNAGSLDRLLPPVGTRRSPRKRTTSQCKSEPPLLRTSKRTIYTAGRPPWYNEHGTQSKEAFAIGLGGGSASGKTTVARMIIEALDVPWVVLLSMDSFYKVLTQQQQEQAACNNFNFDHPDAFDFDLIISTLKKLKQGRSVQIPIYDFTTHSRKKDWKTLYGANVIIFEGIMAFADKTLLELLDMKIFVDTDSDIRLVRRLRRDISERGRDIEGVIKQYNKFVKPAFDQYIQPTMRLADIVVPRGSGNTVAIDLIVQHVHSQLEERELSVRAALASAHQCHPLPQTLSVLKSTPQVRGMHTIIRDKETSRDEFIFYSKRLMRLLIEHALSFLPFQDCTVQTPQGQDYVGKCYAGKQITGVSILRAGETMEPALRAVCKDVRIGTILIQTNQLTGEPELHYLRLPKDISDDHVILMDCTVSTGAAAMMAVRVLLDHDVPEDKIFLLSLLMAEMGVHSVAYAFPRVRIITTAVDKRVNDLFRIIPGIGNFGDRYFGTDAVPDGSDEEETASVEQDVELSASSPAPCLPAHCHVSRYDKGLNL, from the exons ATGGCTGCGCCGCCGGTCTCCGCGGACGCTGCCCCTTCGCCCCTACAATCCGCTGTGGCCCCAGACGTGCCTGGCCGCCCAGCCGAGCAAACTGAGACTGCGTGTGAGGACCG CAGCAACGCAGGGTCCTTGGACAGACTCCTCCCACCAGTGGGTACCAGGCGCTCGCCCCGGAAGCGTACCACCAGCCAGTGCAAGTCAGAGCCACCCCTGCTTCGCACGAGCAAACGCACCATCTACACAGCCGGGCGGCCACCGTGGTACAATGAACATGGCACACAGTCCAAGGAGGCCTTTGCCATTG GCTTGGGAGGTGGCAGTGCATCTGGGAAGACCACTGTAGCCAGGATGATCATTGAAGCGCTAGATGTGCCCTGGGTGGTCCTACTGTCCATGGACTCCTTCTATAAG GTTCTgacccagcagcagcaggaacaggCTGCCTGCAACAACTTCAATTTCGACCACCCTGATGCCTTCGATTTTGACCTCATCATTTCGACCCTCAAGAAACTAAAGCAGGGCAGGAGCGTCCAAATACCCATCTATGACTTCACCACCCATAGCCGGAAAAAGGACTGG AAAACACTATATGGTGCAAATGTCATCATCTTTGAGGGCATCATGGCCTTTGCTGACAAGACACTGCTGGAG CTCCTAGACATGAAGATCTTTGTAGACACAGATTCTGATATCCGACTGGTACGGCGGCTACGCCGGGACATCAGCGAGCGAGGTCGGGATATTGAGGGCGTCATTAAACAGTACAACAAGTTTGTCAAGCCTGCCTTCGATCAGTATATCCAGCCCACCATGCGCCTGGCAGATATTGTAGTGCCCAGAG GGAGCGGGAACACAGTAGCCATTGACCTGATTGTGCAGCATGTTCACAGCCAGCTGGAAGAG CGTGAACTCAGCGTCAG GGCTGCGTTGGCCTCAGCCCACCAGTGCCATCCCCTTCCCCAGACACTGAGTGTCCTCAAGAGTACACCACAGGTACGAGGCATGCACACCATCATCAG GGACAAGGAGACTAGCCGGGATGAATTCATTTTCTACTCCAAAAGATTGATGCGGCTGCTTATTGAACATGCACTGTCCTTCCTACCCTTCCAG GACTGCACTGTACAGACCCCACAGGGGCAGGACTACGTGGGGAAATGCTATGCTGGAAAGCAG ATCACCGGCGTGTCCATTCTGCGAGCAGGGGAAACCATGGAGCCTGCGCTGCGTGCCGTGTGCAAGGATGTGCGCATCGGCACTATCCTCATCCAGACCAACCAGCTCACAGGGGAGCCTGAG CTCCACTACCTAAGACTTCCCAAGGATATTAGTGATGACCACGTGATCCTCATGGACTGCACAGTATCCACAGGAGCCGCAGCCATGATGGCTGTACGTGTGCTCCTG GACCATGATGTGCCCGAAGACAAGATCTTCTTGCTATCCCTGCTCATGGCAGAGATGGGTGTGCACTCTGTGGCCTATGCGTTTCCACGTGTGAGGATTATCACCACAGCTGTGGACAAGCGTGTCAATGACCTTTTCCGTATCATCCCAGGCATCG GGAATTTTGGCGATCGCTACTTTGGGACAGATGCAGTTCCTGATGGCAGTGATGAGGAAGAGACAGCCTCTGTGG aacaagatgtagaactctcagcgtcttctccagcaccgtgtctgcctgcacactgccatgtttcCCGCTatgataagggactaaacctctaa
- the Uckl1 gene encoding uridine-cytidine kinase-like 1 isoform X1: MAAPPVSADAAPSPLQSAVAPDVPGRPAEQTETACEDRSNAGSLDRLLPPVGTRRSPRKRTTSQCKSEPPLLRTSKRTIYTAGRPPWYNEHGTQSKEAFAIGLGGGSASGKTTVARMIIEALDVPWVVLLSMDSFYKVLTQQQQEQAACNNFNFDHPDAFDFDLIISTLKKLKQGRSVQIPIYDFTTHSRKKDWKTLYGANVIIFEGIMAFADKTLLELLDMKIFVDTDSDIRLVRRLRRDISERGRDIEGVIKQYNKFVKPAFDQYIQPTMRLADIVVPRGSGNTVAIDLIVQHVHSQLEERKLRWDMAALASAHQCHPLPQTLSVLKSTPQVRGMHTIIRDKETSRDEFIFYSKRLMRLLIEHALSFLPFQDCTVQTPQGQDYVGKCYAGKQITGVSILRAGETMEPALRAVCKDVRIGTILIQTNQLTGEPELHYLRLPKDISDDHVILMDCTVSTGAAAMMAVRVLLDHDVPEDKIFLLSLLMAEMGVHSVAYAFPRVRIITTAVDKRVNDLFRIIPGIGNFGDRYFGTDAVPDGSDEEETASVEQDVELSASSPAPCLPAHCHVSRYDKGLNL; this comes from the exons ATGGCTGCGCCGCCGGTCTCCGCGGACGCTGCCCCTTCGCCCCTACAATCCGCTGTGGCCCCAGACGTGCCTGGCCGCCCAGCCGAGCAAACTGAGACTGCGTGTGAGGACCG CAGCAACGCAGGGTCCTTGGACAGACTCCTCCCACCAGTGGGTACCAGGCGCTCGCCCCGGAAGCGTACCACCAGCCAGTGCAAGTCAGAGCCACCCCTGCTTCGCACGAGCAAACGCACCATCTACACAGCCGGGCGGCCACCGTGGTACAATGAACATGGCACACAGTCCAAGGAGGCCTTTGCCATTG GCTTGGGAGGTGGCAGTGCATCTGGGAAGACCACTGTAGCCAGGATGATCATTGAAGCGCTAGATGTGCCCTGGGTGGTCCTACTGTCCATGGACTCCTTCTATAAG GTTCTgacccagcagcagcaggaacaggCTGCCTGCAACAACTTCAATTTCGACCACCCTGATGCCTTCGATTTTGACCTCATCATTTCGACCCTCAAGAAACTAAAGCAGGGCAGGAGCGTCCAAATACCCATCTATGACTTCACCACCCATAGCCGGAAAAAGGACTGG AAAACACTATATGGTGCAAATGTCATCATCTTTGAGGGCATCATGGCCTTTGCTGACAAGACACTGCTGGAG CTCCTAGACATGAAGATCTTTGTAGACACAGATTCTGATATCCGACTGGTACGGCGGCTACGCCGGGACATCAGCGAGCGAGGTCGGGATATTGAGGGCGTCATTAAACAGTACAACAAGTTTGTCAAGCCTGCCTTCGATCAGTATATCCAGCCCACCATGCGCCTGGCAGATATTGTAGTGCCCAGAG GGAGCGGGAACACAGTAGCCATTGACCTGATTGTGCAGCATGTTCACAGCCAGCTGGAAGAG AGGAAGCTGCGTTGGGATAT GGCTGCGTTGGCCTCAGCCCACCAGTGCCATCCCCTTCCCCAGACACTGAGTGTCCTCAAGAGTACACCACAGGTACGAGGCATGCACACCATCATCAG GGACAAGGAGACTAGCCGGGATGAATTCATTTTCTACTCCAAAAGATTGATGCGGCTGCTTATTGAACATGCACTGTCCTTCCTACCCTTCCAG GACTGCACTGTACAGACCCCACAGGGGCAGGACTACGTGGGGAAATGCTATGCTGGAAAGCAG ATCACCGGCGTGTCCATTCTGCGAGCAGGGGAAACCATGGAGCCTGCGCTGCGTGCCGTGTGCAAGGATGTGCGCATCGGCACTATCCTCATCCAGACCAACCAGCTCACAGGGGAGCCTGAG CTCCACTACCTAAGACTTCCCAAGGATATTAGTGATGACCACGTGATCCTCATGGACTGCACAGTATCCACAGGAGCCGCAGCCATGATGGCTGTACGTGTGCTCCTG GACCATGATGTGCCCGAAGACAAGATCTTCTTGCTATCCCTGCTCATGGCAGAGATGGGTGTGCACTCTGTGGCCTATGCGTTTCCACGTGTGAGGATTATCACCACAGCTGTGGACAAGCGTGTCAATGACCTTTTCCGTATCATCCCAGGCATCG GGAATTTTGGCGATCGCTACTTTGGGACAGATGCAGTTCCTGATGGCAGTGATGAGGAAGAGACAGCCTCTGTGG aacaagatgtagaactctcagcgtcttctccagcaccgtgtctgcctgcacactgccatgtttcCCGCTatgataagggactaaacctctaa
- the Uckl1 gene encoding uridine-cytidine kinase-like 1 isoform X4, giving the protein MAAPPVSADAAPSPLQSAVAPDVPGRPAEQTETACEDRSNAGSLDRLLPPVGTRRSPRKRTTSQCKSEPPLLRTSKRTIYTAGRPPWYNEHGTQSKEAFAIGLGGGSASGKTTVARMIIEALDVPWVVLLSMDSFYKVLTQQQQEQAACNNFNFDHPDAFDFDLIISTLKKLKQGRSVQIPIYDFTTHSRKKDWKTLYGANVIIFEGIMAFADKTLLELLDMKIFVDTDSDIRLVRRLRRDISERGRDIEGVIKQYNKFVKPAFDQYIQPTMRLADIVVPRGSGNTVAIDLIVQHVHSQLEERKLRWDMAALASAHQCHPLPQTLSVLKSTPQVRGMHTIIRDKETSRDEFIFYSKRLMRLLIEHALSFLPFQDCTVQTPQGQDYVGKCYAGKQITGVSILRAGETMEPALRAVCKDVRIGTILIQTNQLTGEPELHYLRLPKDISDDHVILMDCTVSTGAAAMMAVRVLLDHDVPEDKIFLLSLLMAEMGVHSVAYAFPRVRIITTAVDKRVNDLFRIIPGIGNFGDRYFGTDAVPDGSDEEETASVG; this is encoded by the exons ATGGCTGCGCCGCCGGTCTCCGCGGACGCTGCCCCTTCGCCCCTACAATCCGCTGTGGCCCCAGACGTGCCTGGCCGCCCAGCCGAGCAAACTGAGACTGCGTGTGAGGACCG CAGCAACGCAGGGTCCTTGGACAGACTCCTCCCACCAGTGGGTACCAGGCGCTCGCCCCGGAAGCGTACCACCAGCCAGTGCAAGTCAGAGCCACCCCTGCTTCGCACGAGCAAACGCACCATCTACACAGCCGGGCGGCCACCGTGGTACAATGAACATGGCACACAGTCCAAGGAGGCCTTTGCCATTG GCTTGGGAGGTGGCAGTGCATCTGGGAAGACCACTGTAGCCAGGATGATCATTGAAGCGCTAGATGTGCCCTGGGTGGTCCTACTGTCCATGGACTCCTTCTATAAG GTTCTgacccagcagcagcaggaacaggCTGCCTGCAACAACTTCAATTTCGACCACCCTGATGCCTTCGATTTTGACCTCATCATTTCGACCCTCAAGAAACTAAAGCAGGGCAGGAGCGTCCAAATACCCATCTATGACTTCACCACCCATAGCCGGAAAAAGGACTGG AAAACACTATATGGTGCAAATGTCATCATCTTTGAGGGCATCATGGCCTTTGCTGACAAGACACTGCTGGAG CTCCTAGACATGAAGATCTTTGTAGACACAGATTCTGATATCCGACTGGTACGGCGGCTACGCCGGGACATCAGCGAGCGAGGTCGGGATATTGAGGGCGTCATTAAACAGTACAACAAGTTTGTCAAGCCTGCCTTCGATCAGTATATCCAGCCCACCATGCGCCTGGCAGATATTGTAGTGCCCAGAG GGAGCGGGAACACAGTAGCCATTGACCTGATTGTGCAGCATGTTCACAGCCAGCTGGAAGAG AGGAAGCTGCGTTGGGATAT GGCTGCGTTGGCCTCAGCCCACCAGTGCCATCCCCTTCCCCAGACACTGAGTGTCCTCAAGAGTACACCACAGGTACGAGGCATGCACACCATCATCAG GGACAAGGAGACTAGCCGGGATGAATTCATTTTCTACTCCAAAAGATTGATGCGGCTGCTTATTGAACATGCACTGTCCTTCCTACCCTTCCAG GACTGCACTGTACAGACCCCACAGGGGCAGGACTACGTGGGGAAATGCTATGCTGGAAAGCAG ATCACCGGCGTGTCCATTCTGCGAGCAGGGGAAACCATGGAGCCTGCGCTGCGTGCCGTGTGCAAGGATGTGCGCATCGGCACTATCCTCATCCAGACCAACCAGCTCACAGGGGAGCCTGAG CTCCACTACCTAAGACTTCCCAAGGATATTAGTGATGACCACGTGATCCTCATGGACTGCACAGTATCCACAGGAGCCGCAGCCATGATGGCTGTACGTGTGCTCCTG GACCATGATGTGCCCGAAGACAAGATCTTCTTGCTATCCCTGCTCATGGCAGAGATGGGTGTGCACTCTGTGGCCTATGCGTTTCCACGTGTGAGGATTATCACCACAGCTGTGGACAAGCGTGTCAATGACCTTTTCCGTATCATCCCAGGCATCG GGAATTTTGGCGATCGCTACTTTGGGACAGATGCAGTTCCTGATGGCAGTGATGAGGAAGAGACAGCCTCTGTGGGTTAG
- the Uckl1 gene encoding uridine-cytidine kinase-like 1 isoform X5, with product MAAPPVSADAAPSPLQSAVAPDVPGRPAEQTETACEDRSNAGSLDRLLPPVGTRRSPRKRTTSQCKSEPPLLRTSKRTIYTAGRPPWYNEHGTQSKEAFAIGLGGGSASGKTTVARMIIEALDVPWVVLLSMDSFYKVLTQQQQEQAACNNFNFDHPDAFDFDLIISTLKKLKQGRSVQIPIYDFTTHSRKKDWKTLYGANVIIFEGIMAFADKTLLELLDMKIFVDTDSDIRLVRRLRRDISERGRDIEGVIKQYNKFVKPAFDQYIQPTMRLADIVVPRGSGNTVAIDLIVQHVHSQLEERELSVRAALASAHQCHPLPQTLSVLKSTPQVRGMHTIIRDKETSRDEFIFYSKRLMRLLIEHALSFLPFQDCTVQTPQGQDYVGKCYAGKQITGVSILRAGETMEPALRAVCKDVRIGTILIQTNQLTGEPELHYLRLPKDISDDHVILMDCTVSTGAAAMMAVRVLLDHDVPEDKIFLLSLLMAEMGVHSVAYAFPRVRIITTAVDKRVNDLFRIIPGIGNFGDRYFGTDAVPDGSDEEETASVG from the exons ATGGCTGCGCCGCCGGTCTCCGCGGACGCTGCCCCTTCGCCCCTACAATCCGCTGTGGCCCCAGACGTGCCTGGCCGCCCAGCCGAGCAAACTGAGACTGCGTGTGAGGACCG CAGCAACGCAGGGTCCTTGGACAGACTCCTCCCACCAGTGGGTACCAGGCGCTCGCCCCGGAAGCGTACCACCAGCCAGTGCAAGTCAGAGCCACCCCTGCTTCGCACGAGCAAACGCACCATCTACACAGCCGGGCGGCCACCGTGGTACAATGAACATGGCACACAGTCCAAGGAGGCCTTTGCCATTG GCTTGGGAGGTGGCAGTGCATCTGGGAAGACCACTGTAGCCAGGATGATCATTGAAGCGCTAGATGTGCCCTGGGTGGTCCTACTGTCCATGGACTCCTTCTATAAG GTTCTgacccagcagcagcaggaacaggCTGCCTGCAACAACTTCAATTTCGACCACCCTGATGCCTTCGATTTTGACCTCATCATTTCGACCCTCAAGAAACTAAAGCAGGGCAGGAGCGTCCAAATACCCATCTATGACTTCACCACCCATAGCCGGAAAAAGGACTGG AAAACACTATATGGTGCAAATGTCATCATCTTTGAGGGCATCATGGCCTTTGCTGACAAGACACTGCTGGAG CTCCTAGACATGAAGATCTTTGTAGACACAGATTCTGATATCCGACTGGTACGGCGGCTACGCCGGGACATCAGCGAGCGAGGTCGGGATATTGAGGGCGTCATTAAACAGTACAACAAGTTTGTCAAGCCTGCCTTCGATCAGTATATCCAGCCCACCATGCGCCTGGCAGATATTGTAGTGCCCAGAG GGAGCGGGAACACAGTAGCCATTGACCTGATTGTGCAGCATGTTCACAGCCAGCTGGAAGAG CGTGAACTCAGCGTCAG GGCTGCGTTGGCCTCAGCCCACCAGTGCCATCCCCTTCCCCAGACACTGAGTGTCCTCAAGAGTACACCACAGGTACGAGGCATGCACACCATCATCAG GGACAAGGAGACTAGCCGGGATGAATTCATTTTCTACTCCAAAAGATTGATGCGGCTGCTTATTGAACATGCACTGTCCTTCCTACCCTTCCAG GACTGCACTGTACAGACCCCACAGGGGCAGGACTACGTGGGGAAATGCTATGCTGGAAAGCAG ATCACCGGCGTGTCCATTCTGCGAGCAGGGGAAACCATGGAGCCTGCGCTGCGTGCCGTGTGCAAGGATGTGCGCATCGGCACTATCCTCATCCAGACCAACCAGCTCACAGGGGAGCCTGAG CTCCACTACCTAAGACTTCCCAAGGATATTAGTGATGACCACGTGATCCTCATGGACTGCACAGTATCCACAGGAGCCGCAGCCATGATGGCTGTACGTGTGCTCCTG GACCATGATGTGCCCGAAGACAAGATCTTCTTGCTATCCCTGCTCATGGCAGAGATGGGTGTGCACTCTGTGGCCTATGCGTTTCCACGTGTGAGGATTATCACCACAGCTGTGGACAAGCGTGTCAATGACCTTTTCCGTATCATCCCAGGCATCG GGAATTTTGGCGATCGCTACTTTGGGACAGATGCAGTTCCTGATGGCAGTGATGAGGAAGAGACAGCCTCTGTGGGTTAG
- the Uckl1 gene encoding uridine-cytidine kinase-like 1 isoform X3 encodes MSSPPAYPGIRISGCWTLGAEGSSNAGSLDRLLPPVGTRRSPRKRTTSQCKSEPPLLRTSKRTIYTAGRPPWYNEHGTQSKEAFAIGLGGGSASGKTTVARMIIEALDVPWVVLLSMDSFYKVLTQQQQEQAACNNFNFDHPDAFDFDLIISTLKKLKQGRSVQIPIYDFTTHSRKKDWKTLYGANVIIFEGIMAFADKTLLELLDMKIFVDTDSDIRLVRRLRRDISERGRDIEGVIKQYNKFVKPAFDQYIQPTMRLADIVVPRGSGNTVAIDLIVQHVHSQLEERKLRWDMAALASAHQCHPLPQTLSVLKSTPQVRGMHTIIRDKETSRDEFIFYSKRLMRLLIEHALSFLPFQDCTVQTPQGQDYVGKCYAGKQITGVSILRAGETMEPALRAVCKDVRIGTILIQTNQLTGEPELHYLRLPKDISDDHVILMDCTVSTGAAAMMAVRVLLDHDVPEDKIFLLSLLMAEMGVHSVAYAFPRVRIITTAVDKRVNDLFRIIPGIGNFGDRYFGTDAVPDGSDEEETASVEQDVELSASSPAPCLPAHCHVSRYDKGLNL; translated from the exons ATGAGCAGCCCCCCAGCTTACCCTGGCATCAGGATCTCAGGGTGCTGGACTCTTGGAGCAGAAGGCAG CAGCAACGCAGGGTCCTTGGACAGACTCCTCCCACCAGTGGGTACCAGGCGCTCGCCCCGGAAGCGTACCACCAGCCAGTGCAAGTCAGAGCCACCCCTGCTTCGCACGAGCAAACGCACCATCTACACAGCCGGGCGGCCACCGTGGTACAATGAACATGGCACACAGTCCAAGGAGGCCTTTGCCATTG GCTTGGGAGGTGGCAGTGCATCTGGGAAGACCACTGTAGCCAGGATGATCATTGAAGCGCTAGATGTGCCCTGGGTGGTCCTACTGTCCATGGACTCCTTCTATAAG GTTCTgacccagcagcagcaggaacaggCTGCCTGCAACAACTTCAATTTCGACCACCCTGATGCCTTCGATTTTGACCTCATCATTTCGACCCTCAAGAAACTAAAGCAGGGCAGGAGCGTCCAAATACCCATCTATGACTTCACCACCCATAGCCGGAAAAAGGACTGG AAAACACTATATGGTGCAAATGTCATCATCTTTGAGGGCATCATGGCCTTTGCTGACAAGACACTGCTGGAG CTCCTAGACATGAAGATCTTTGTAGACACAGATTCTGATATCCGACTGGTACGGCGGCTACGCCGGGACATCAGCGAGCGAGGTCGGGATATTGAGGGCGTCATTAAACAGTACAACAAGTTTGTCAAGCCTGCCTTCGATCAGTATATCCAGCCCACCATGCGCCTGGCAGATATTGTAGTGCCCAGAG GGAGCGGGAACACAGTAGCCATTGACCTGATTGTGCAGCATGTTCACAGCCAGCTGGAAGAG AGGAAGCTGCGTTGGGATAT GGCTGCGTTGGCCTCAGCCCACCAGTGCCATCCCCTTCCCCAGACACTGAGTGTCCTCAAGAGTACACCACAGGTACGAGGCATGCACACCATCATCAG GGACAAGGAGACTAGCCGGGATGAATTCATTTTCTACTCCAAAAGATTGATGCGGCTGCTTATTGAACATGCACTGTCCTTCCTACCCTTCCAG GACTGCACTGTACAGACCCCACAGGGGCAGGACTACGTGGGGAAATGCTATGCTGGAAAGCAG ATCACCGGCGTGTCCATTCTGCGAGCAGGGGAAACCATGGAGCCTGCGCTGCGTGCCGTGTGCAAGGATGTGCGCATCGGCACTATCCTCATCCAGACCAACCAGCTCACAGGGGAGCCTGAG CTCCACTACCTAAGACTTCCCAAGGATATTAGTGATGACCACGTGATCCTCATGGACTGCACAGTATCCACAGGAGCCGCAGCCATGATGGCTGTACGTGTGCTCCTG GACCATGATGTGCCCGAAGACAAGATCTTCTTGCTATCCCTGCTCATGGCAGAGATGGGTGTGCACTCTGTGGCCTATGCGTTTCCACGTGTGAGGATTATCACCACAGCTGTGGACAAGCGTGTCAATGACCTTTTCCGTATCATCCCAGGCATCG GGAATTTTGGCGATCGCTACTTTGGGACAGATGCAGTTCCTGATGGCAGTGATGAGGAAGAGACAGCCTCTGTGG aacaagatgtagaactctcagcgtcttctccagcaccgtgtctgcctgcacactgccatgtttcCCGCTatgataagggactaaacctctaa
- the Uckl1 gene encoding uridine-cytidine kinase-like 1 isoform X8, with product MSSPPAYPGIRISGCWTLGAEGSSNAGSLDRLLPPVGTRRSPRKRTTSQCKSEPPLLRTSKRTIYTAGRPPWYNEHGTQSKEAFAIGLGGGSASGKTTVARMIIEALDVPWVVLLSMDSFYKVLTQQQQEQAACNNFNFDHPDAFDFDLIISTLKKLKQGRSVQIPIYDFTTHSRKKDWKTLYGANVIIFEGIMAFADKTLLELLDMKIFVDTDSDIRLVRRLRRDISERGRDIEGVIKQYNKFVKPAFDQYIQPTMRLADIVVPRGSGNTVAIDLIVQHVHSQLEERKLRWDMAALASAHQCHPLPQTLSVLKSTPQVRGMHTIIRDKETSRDEFIFYSKRLMRLLIEHALSFLPFQDCTVQTPQGQDYVGKCYAGKQITGVSILRAGETMEPALRAVCKDVRIGTILIQTNQLTGEPELHYLRLPKDISDDHVILMDCTVSTGAAAMMAVRVLLDHDVPEDKIFLLSLLMAEMGVHSVAYAFPRVRIITTAVDKRVNDLFRIIPGIGNFGDRYFGTDAVPDGSDEEETASVG from the exons ATGAGCAGCCCCCCAGCTTACCCTGGCATCAGGATCTCAGGGTGCTGGACTCTTGGAGCAGAAGGCAG CAGCAACGCAGGGTCCTTGGACAGACTCCTCCCACCAGTGGGTACCAGGCGCTCGCCCCGGAAGCGTACCACCAGCCAGTGCAAGTCAGAGCCACCCCTGCTTCGCACGAGCAAACGCACCATCTACACAGCCGGGCGGCCACCGTGGTACAATGAACATGGCACACAGTCCAAGGAGGCCTTTGCCATTG GCTTGGGAGGTGGCAGTGCATCTGGGAAGACCACTGTAGCCAGGATGATCATTGAAGCGCTAGATGTGCCCTGGGTGGTCCTACTGTCCATGGACTCCTTCTATAAG GTTCTgacccagcagcagcaggaacaggCTGCCTGCAACAACTTCAATTTCGACCACCCTGATGCCTTCGATTTTGACCTCATCATTTCGACCCTCAAGAAACTAAAGCAGGGCAGGAGCGTCCAAATACCCATCTATGACTTCACCACCCATAGCCGGAAAAAGGACTGG AAAACACTATATGGTGCAAATGTCATCATCTTTGAGGGCATCATGGCCTTTGCTGACAAGACACTGCTGGAG CTCCTAGACATGAAGATCTTTGTAGACACAGATTCTGATATCCGACTGGTACGGCGGCTACGCCGGGACATCAGCGAGCGAGGTCGGGATATTGAGGGCGTCATTAAACAGTACAACAAGTTTGTCAAGCCTGCCTTCGATCAGTATATCCAGCCCACCATGCGCCTGGCAGATATTGTAGTGCCCAGAG GGAGCGGGAACACAGTAGCCATTGACCTGATTGTGCAGCATGTTCACAGCCAGCTGGAAGAG AGGAAGCTGCGTTGGGATAT GGCTGCGTTGGCCTCAGCCCACCAGTGCCATCCCCTTCCCCAGACACTGAGTGTCCTCAAGAGTACACCACAGGTACGAGGCATGCACACCATCATCAG GGACAAGGAGACTAGCCGGGATGAATTCATTTTCTACTCCAAAAGATTGATGCGGCTGCTTATTGAACATGCACTGTCCTTCCTACCCTTCCAG GACTGCACTGTACAGACCCCACAGGGGCAGGACTACGTGGGGAAATGCTATGCTGGAAAGCAG ATCACCGGCGTGTCCATTCTGCGAGCAGGGGAAACCATGGAGCCTGCGCTGCGTGCCGTGTGCAAGGATGTGCGCATCGGCACTATCCTCATCCAGACCAACCAGCTCACAGGGGAGCCTGAG CTCCACTACCTAAGACTTCCCAAGGATATTAGTGATGACCACGTGATCCTCATGGACTGCACAGTATCCACAGGAGCCGCAGCCATGATGGCTGTACGTGTGCTCCTG GACCATGATGTGCCCGAAGACAAGATCTTCTTGCTATCCCTGCTCATGGCAGAGATGGGTGTGCACTCTGTGGCCTATGCGTTTCCACGTGTGAGGATTATCACCACAGCTGTGGACAAGCGTGTCAATGACCTTTTCCGTATCATCCCAGGCATCG GGAATTTTGGCGATCGCTACTTTGGGACAGATGCAGTTCCTGATGGCAGTGATGAGGAAGAGACAGCCTCTGTGGGTTAG